AGAGAGTTGCACACCGAGTGTTGGAAAAATGGGGGGTAGTGCATTTCTAAAAACGTGTTCGGTGATAATTTCACGTTTCGACAAACCTTTAATTCTAGCTGCGCGAATGTAGTTTTGCGTCATCACTTCCGCAACAGAGGCGCGCATTATCTGCACTATTTGCGTGGTTGGTGCGAGTGCGAGGACCAAACAGGGTAACACCAGATGTTCCAATACGCTTTGTAGTGCTTCTGCCTTGTAATGATGATCAGATAAGAAAGCATCTATAATGGCAAATCCGGTGACATGCTTGATCTCATACAGCAGGTCATATCGACCTGAGACGGGAAGCAATCCCAAGTCTAATGAGAAGAACATAATCAACAACAGTGCTACCCAGAATAGAGGCGCAGAATAGCCAGACATGGAAATGAACGAGATTATCGTATCGATCATTTTGCCTTGTCGCATTCCGGCAATGGTCCCAAAAGGGATACCGATAAAGAGCGCGAGCATAAAGGAGATAAATACAAGTTCCAATGTAGCAGGAAATACCACCACGATATCGTCAATGATAGGATAACCTTGCTTATTTAAGCCGAAGTTGAGATTCCACAGCTCCTGAACATAGTGCGACCATCCTTGCAGATAACTCAAGTGAGCCCAAGGTGATTCTGCGTCTAAGCGAAGAATACTAAAACCAACAAAGGTCAGCATAATTAAGGTTATCGCAAAGAGATTAAAGCGGCGAATAGTATAACGAAACATCTACTTGACTCTCCTTACTTTATGGAAGCTCTGAGAACTGAATGGGCTGGAACCAAATCCAGTTAACGATTGGTGATAAGCTAAAAACTGAGCACCATGCGCAAGTGGAATGACGGGCACTGCTTCATTCATCATATATTGTGCTTCTTTGTATAAGTTTAGTCTGTATCTCTCTTGATTGGTTTCTTTTGCTAAATCCAATAAAAAATCAAAGTCTGGATTACACCACATCGACACATTTAGTCCCGACTCTTCTGCACGACACGACAGCAGTGGGCGCAAGAAGTTATCGGGGTCACCAGTACTGGCGTTCCATCCGGTGAGAATCAAATCAATATCGGTATGCTCTGCCAGTTCCGTACGGTTAAAGCGGTCACTGGTGAACAGGTTTAGCTCAATCCCAATGTCGGCATAATTCGCCTGAATCAACTCTGCTGTTTTTCTGGGACTCGGATTATATGGGCTTGCTTCTAACGGAACCCACATTGAAAGCTGAAGACCTTGTAAGTAACCGGCTTCTCTAAGCAATCCGACAGCGTAATTTTTGTCGTATCTTATCTGCGTCGCGTCTTTTTGATACGCCCAAGAGCTGGGTGGTAATAGTGAATAAGCTTGTTCACCCGTTCCAAAATAAACAGCATCTAAGATGCTCTTTCGGTTGATAGATAAACTCAACGCCTTTCTTACTCTCTGATCACTGAGCGCAGGATGGTCGGTATTAATGGCAATAAATGAGACATTCATGGATGGCTTGGCTTCTAGTATCAAATCATCATGTTGCTTGATAATGGGGATCTGACTAGAGAGTGGTGTATAAAGAACATCACATTCTCTGCGTAATAGCTTCGCAAGAGGGCCAGTTCCACGGGATGAAATATCAAACACTACTTGCTCAAGTTCTGGTTCACCCTGCCAGTATTTATTGTGCTTTTTAAGTCGAACGAGATCGCCGACTTGATACTCGGCCAAGTAAAATGGGCCCGTTCCGACTGGGAATTCATCTATACGGTTTTTTTCGTCTTTGATCTCTAATTGCTGCGCATATTCACGGGAAAGAATAACGGAGTGAGTGGTCGAAATGTTAGAAAGAAAGGTATTGTCCGCTTTTGTTAAAGTAAATTTTACCGTTAGAGGGTCTATGGCCTCAACGCTTTTAACGAGATTACTGAAGCCAATACTTTCGAACCATGGGTAGCTTGCATTACCAACAAAATGAAATGAATGGCTTGGATCGATTAATCGGTTAAAACTGAACACGACATCAGAGGCGTTTAGGGCTCTTGTAGGGGTGAACCAATCCGTATGCTGAAATTCGACACTGTCTTTGAGCTTGAACGTATATTCTGTGCCGTCATCGTTGATATGCCAAGAAGAGGCAATGCTGGCCGTCGGCTTCAGAGTGACAGGGTCTAACGTTAATAATGAATCGTAGATTTGTGGGCTTAGCGAATCAGCGGTAATACCACCTTCAACGAGTTGTGGATTGAAGGCGTTTGGTGCGCTATGTCCACAAGAGACAAAACCATGTTTGCGAATTTCTTCGTGATCAATATTGTCGCTACACCCAACCAGTAATCCTATACTGACGAATCCTGTGGTGAACTTTAAAAATGCTTTCATAGAAAGAGCTATCATTGATTGAGAACGGGCAAACAAAAGATGCCTAAAGATCTGCATAATTTAACACCTTTTCTTTAGGCAGACCAATTCTTTGGGTACGTAAATAGCAAACAGGAAAAAATTCGAGTCAGTTATTTCGATAGAATGA
This portion of the Vibrio sp. VB16 genome encodes:
- a CDS encoding ABC transporter permease — encoded protein: MFRYTIRRFNLFAITLIMLTFVGFSILRLDAESPWAHLSYLQGWSHYVQELWNLNFGLNKQGYPIIDDIVVVFPATLELVFISFMLALFIGIPFGTIAGMRQGKMIDTIISFISMSGYSAPLFWVALLLIMFFSLDLGLLPVSGRYDLLYEIKHVTGFAIIDAFLSDHHYKAEALQSVLEHLVLPCLVLALAPTTQIVQIMRASVAEVMTQNYIRAARIKGLSKREIITEHVFRNALPPIFPTLGVQLSSMITFAIITESIFNWPGIGRWLLNALANQDYASIQAGVMVVASFVLSANILSDLLGTLSNPLVRKEWYVNQ
- a CDS encoding ABC transporter substrate-binding protein: MKAFLKFTTGFVSIGLLVGCSDNIDHEEIRKHGFVSCGHSAPNAFNPQLVEGGITADSLSPQIYDSLLTLDPVTLKPTASIASSWHINDDGTEYTFKLKDSVEFQHTDWFTPTRALNASDVVFSFNRLIDPSHSFHFVGNASYPWFESIGFSNLVKSVEAIDPLTVKFTLTKADNTFLSNISTTHSVILSREYAQQLEIKDEKNRIDEFPVGTGPFYLAEYQVGDLVRLKKHNKYWQGEPELEQVVFDISSRGTGPLAKLLRRECDVLYTPLSSQIPIIKQHDDLILEAKPSMNVSFIAINTDHPALSDQRVRKALSLSINRKSILDAVYFGTGEQAYSLLPPSSWAYQKDATQIRYDKNYAVGLLREAGYLQGLQLSMWVPLEASPYNPSPRKTAELIQANYADIGIELNLFTSDRFNRTELAEHTDIDLILTGWNASTGDPDNFLRPLLSCRAEESGLNVSMWCNPDFDFLLDLAKETNQERYRLNLYKEAQYMMNEAVPVIPLAHGAQFLAYHQSLTGFGSSPFSSQSFHKVRRVK